The Tissierellales bacterium genome includes the window TAGCCATTAAAAAAAATGCTAATTCTGTTATACTTGTACATAATCATCCAAGCGGTGATCCAACACCTAGCCTCGAGGATGTAAATGTAACAAATAGATTAGTAGAGGTAGGGAATATAGTTGGTATTAAAGTGTTAGATCATATAATCATTGGTGATAATAAGTATATAAGTTTTAAAGAAAAAAATTTAATCTAAGCTAAAGAAAGGAAGATGAAAGGATCATGGGATTGTTTGATATATTTACAAAAGACATGGGAATCGACTTAGGAACAGCAAATACACTAGTTTATATAAAAGGAAAAGATATAGTGATTAGAGAGCCTTCAGTAGTTGCAATTCAAACTAATACAAAAGAAGTACTTGCTGTAGGAGAAGAAGCAAAAAGGATGATTGGTAGAACTCCTGGACATATAATAGCAATAAGACCATTAAAAGATGGAGTTATTGCTGACTTTAACGTAACTCAAAGTATGCTTAAATATTTTATTAAAAAAGCAAATCAAAGAAGTTCTATTTTTAGGCCTAGAGTAGTAGTTTGTGTACCTAGTGGTGTAACAGAAGTAGAAAAAAGGGCAGTAGAAGAGGCAACAATTCATGCTGGTGCTAGAGATGCTTATTTAATAGAAGAACCTATGGCAGCTGCTATAGGAGCAGATTTACCTGTACAAGACCCAACTGGAAGTATGATTATCGATATTGGAGGAGGAACTACTGAAGTAGCTGTTATTTCATTAGGCGGTATAGTAACTAGTAGGTCTATTAGAGTAGGTGGCGATGAACTAGATGAAGCTATAGTTAATTATATTAAGAAAGAATACAGTCTTATGATAGGGGAAAGAACTGCAGAAGAAATTAAGATAACAATTGGTACAGCTAGTATGTCAGAAAAAGAATCTAAAATGCAAATTAGAGGTAGGGATTTAATTAGTGGACTACCAAAAACTATACAAATAACTTCTAAAGAGATTCACGGTGCAATGAAAGAACCAATATCAAATATAATTGAGGCTATAAAGTTTACTCTTGAAAAAACTCCACCAGAATTAGCTTCTGATATTATGGAATTAGGTATAATGTTAACTGGTGGTGGAGCACTTTTAGAAGGAATAGATAAATTAATTAGAAAAGAAACTGGAATGCCAGTACAAATAGCTGAGCAACCATTAGATTGTGTAGCTATAGGAACCGGAAAGGCTTTAGAAAGTATTGAAATATTAAGAAAAACTTTATCCTAAAATAATAGGATCAGTGGTGATGAATATGTCCATTTTTAAAAAATATAAAAGTAGAATGGTAGTGACAGCAGTTGCTATCATTCTAATTATTACTATGGGTATGACTAACAGTGGGCGAAAAAAAATGACAAAAACGGAGAATGTTTTTGGAAATGTTTTTGAACCTGTAGAAAAATTCTTTTATAATACAGGGCAAAAATTTGCAGGCTTTTTTGGTTCCATAGGTAATATTGGAAAATTAAAGAGTGAAAATGAAGAGTTAAAAAAGAAGATTGCTGCTTTGGAAGACGAAAATAGAAAGTATGAAGATGTTATAGGAAAATCTGATTTTCTTAGGATGGAAGCAGAACTATTTAAAAATACAAAACATGATCTAATATCTGCTCAAGTAATAGGAAAAGAACCGGGAAATTGGTTTAATAGATTTAAGATTGACAAAGGAAGTAATGATGGAATTAAAAAAGATGATATAGTAGTCCAAGGTGTAGAACGAGAAAGAAATGTATATCATGAAGGAGTTATTGGTAGAGTGGTGGAAGTAGGGGAAGATTGGGCTAAAGTTACTTCCATAGTAGATGAAAGTAGTAATATATCTTTTAAGATAACTAGGACTCAAGATGGTGGAATGTTATCTGGTAATGTCGATGGGGAGTTAAATGGATATTTGTTTGAAAGCAAAGCAGATGTTACTAAAGGAGACAAGCTAATGACTTCAGGTTTAGGTGGAGGCTATATTAAAGATTTATACATTGGTGATGTAAAGGAAGTAATTAAAAAAGATGATGATTTAATGGAAAGAGTCATTATTTCACCAGCTGTTGATTTTAAGAAAATATATAAAGTTTATATAATATCTAATAAATAATAAGGGGTATAGACATTGGAAATTTTAACTATATTGATGATTATTATAATTAATTTCATATTGCAAAGCACTATTTTTCATCATATAGCCATATTAGGAGTAGTTCCAAATACTGCTTTAGTAATTATAGTTTCCTTAGGTTTATTAAAAGGGGAAAAAGCGGGTGGAATAGCTGGCCTCCTAATAGGCTTTCTACAAGATATTTTCTTTAGCGTGGCTATCGGTGCAAATGCATTTGTCTATTTTTTTATTGGATATTGTATTGGGAAAACTGAACAGAAAGTATATAAGGAAAGCTTGATTACACCTATTATTTTTACTGCTATATCTACTGTAGCTTATTATTTGCTCTATTATGTAGTTATGTACTTTTTATCTGCAAAAATATCTTTTGGTTTCGTCGTTAAGAACAGAGGTGTAGTAGAAATTATATATAATGGCATTTTAGCTATACCAATATATAAATTATTTTTAAAGATGATTACCGTTCCTTCCATAAAGTTTAGAAGGTAATAGGGAGTGAGATAATTGAAGTTCTTAGAAATATTTAAAAATAGATATAATGTTCTAATACTAGTTATTGCTGTAATGCTTTTTATATTGTCCTTTCGACTTGCAACTCTGACTATAGTAGAAGGAGATCACTATAGAGACTTATCAGATAATAAGCGTTTAAAAGAAATTTCCATAACTGCACCAAGAGGAGAAATAAGAGACCGACATGGTAGACTTTTAGCAGGAAATAAGCCAAGTTTTACTGTGCAAATATTGAAAGATGAACTATCTAAGGATAAAAAAACAAGAAACAAAATTATATTAAAACTTGTTAGATTACTAGAAGAAGATGGTGTTGACTATGTAGATGATTTCCCTATAGAATTAAATGTATTTGAATATTCAACTGATAAAGATTATTCAAAGGAAAGTATAAGTCCAGATGATAAGGTAATAGATATAATCGTTGAAAATAAATTACTTCCAAGTGTGTTAAATACTTTTTACAAAGCTGGGGATTCTTCAGAAACTTATTATTTTATTACGGCAAATAAGGCTATTCACGCTTTAGAAAATAAGGGTATAGAAGTTCCTATTTCCACAAAGATCGAAGAAGGTAATTTATCAATTTACTTTGACGATTCCAAAGATATTGATAAGTGGAAAAAAGAAAATGATATTCCTGGGAATATGGGTGCAAAAGGAACATTATTAAAACTAATAGACAACGATAAAAATATTATAAGAAATATTATTTCCCATCCGATATCAAGAGAACTAACATACAATTTAATAAAAAATAAAGGACTCCAAAGTAATATAAAAATGGAACCTTATTCTATTATTTATGATATGGAGTTTTTAGAACAAAAAAGATTCCTTATGAAAAAGTTCAATAATATAACTATTGAATCAGAGGCAAAAGATGACTTTACAAATATAGTATTACAAACCTCTATAGATGAACTATTAAGAACTGTTATTGAAGAAACTGATAAGAAAGGTAATACTATTAATAAAGTTATTCCAGGACAGTTATTAATAAGTAAAATAGAAGAAAAAGGTATAGAATGTCCAGTTATATATGAAGTAAAGGAAAAAGAAAGTACAGTTATTTATAAATATAAGGATGGGAAAAAAACAGATGCTGATAAGAAACCTATTGACACTTTAATTGAATTAGGAAAGGAAACAGAAACTATAGGATCTGTAATTACTGACGATAAGATTAAAAATACAACTCAGGAAATATTATTGAATAATGGAATAAATCCTAAGATTACAGTTTCTGAATGGAAATATGCATCTTTGAATAACAAAGATAACTGGTTTACAAAATATAAAATACCTAAAAAGAGCTCGCCAGAGGAAGCTTTTGAATATTTAAGAAAAGAGTTTGAAATTAATAAAGATATAAGTCCCTATGAGACTCGCTCTGTGTTACTTATGTATGATCAATTACAAAAACAAGGATATAGGGCTTATGAACCAATAAATGTTGCTTATGGTATAAAAGATACTACAGTAGCAAAGATAGAAGAGGGAATGATGGAAGTGCCAGGTGTTAAAGTTTCCATAGAACCTATTAGGTATTATCCAATGGGAACTACAGCAGCCCATACTCTCGGATATTTAGGGAAAATT containing:
- the mreC gene encoding rod shape-determining protein MreC; the protein is MNMSIFKKYKSRMVVTAVAIILIITMGMTNSGRKKMTKTENVFGNVFEPVEKFFYNTGQKFAGFFGSIGNIGKLKSENEELKKKIAALEDENRKYEDVIGKSDFLRMEAELFKNTKHDLISAQVIGKEPGNWFNRFKIDKGSNDGIKKDDIVVQGVERERNVYHEGVIGRVVEVGEDWAKVTSIVDESSNISFKITRTQDGGMLSGNVDGELNGYLFESKADVTKGDKLMTSGLGGGYIKDLYIGDVKEVIKKDDDLMERVIISPAVDFKKIYKVYIISNK
- the mreD gene encoding rod shape-determining protein MreD: MEILTILMIIIINFILQSTIFHHIAILGVVPNTALVIIVSLGLLKGEKAGGIAGLLIGFLQDIFFSVAIGANAFVYFFIGYCIGKTEQKVYKESLITPIIFTAISTVAYYLLYYVVMYFLSAKISFGFVVKNRGVVEIIYNGILAIPIYKLFLKMITVPSIKFRR
- a CDS encoding penicillin-binding transpeptidase domain-containing protein; the encoded protein is MKFLEIFKNRYNVLILVIAVMLFILSFRLATLTIVEGDHYRDLSDNKRLKEISITAPRGEIRDRHGRLLAGNKPSFTVQILKDELSKDKKTRNKIILKLVRLLEEDGVDYVDDFPIELNVFEYSTDKDYSKESISPDDKVIDIIVENKLLPSVLNTFYKAGDSSETYYFITANKAIHALENKGIEVPISTKIEEGNLSIYFDDSKDIDKWKKENDIPGNMGAKGTLLKLIDNDKNIIRNIISHPISRELTYNLIKNKGLQSNIKMEPYSIIYDMEFLEQKRFLMKKFNNITIESEAKDDFTNIVLQTSIDELLRTVIEETDKKGNTINKVIPGQLLISKIEEKGIECPVIYEVKEKESTVIYKYKDGKKTDADKKPIDTLIELGKETETIGSVITDDKIKNTTQEILLNNGINPKITVSEWKYASLNNKDNWFTKYKIPKKSSPEEAFEYLRKEFEINKDISPYETRSVLLMYDQLQKQGYRAYEPINVAYGIKDTTVAKIEEGMMEVPGVKVSIEPIRYYPMGTTAAHTLGYLGKISQPNEISKYINEQKYSPNDLIGKTGVEETFEDKLRGKNGIKKVEVDVLGNTTKVLSEEKAIPGDNLYLTMDAKLQQVAEESLKKTLEEIQVAGTYESEWGNYKFGTSKKKGKPYEDATSGAVVAVDVKTGEVLALANYPAYDPNLFATGISSADWESLFPENEEDLLAPRPLLNTAIQTAVQPGSIYKMVTALAGLEKGMNPEKTIRDMGKVDIGDTEMGCWIWNDNRGTHGPVNVYEALRDSCNYYFYSLALGMNQKTGESLGVKLEIEDITNMSKEFGLGEKTGIEINVPNESSGGVPNPESKIVSTKSLLRKDLNQNIKKYIKEDVKMTDKE
- a CDS encoding rod shape-determining protein, whose amino-acid sequence is MGLFDIFTKDMGIDLGTANTLVYIKGKDIVIREPSVVAIQTNTKEVLAVGEEAKRMIGRTPGHIIAIRPLKDGVIADFNVTQSMLKYFIKKANQRSSIFRPRVVVCVPSGVTEVEKRAVEEATIHAGARDAYLIEEPMAAAIGADLPVQDPTGSMIIDIGGGTTEVAVISLGGIVTSRSIRVGGDELDEAIVNYIKKEYSLMIGERTAEEIKITIGTASMSEKESKMQIRGRDLISGLPKTIQITSKEIHGAMKEPISNIIEAIKFTLEKTPPELASDIMELGIMLTGGGALLEGIDKLIRKETGMPVQIAEQPLDCVAIGTGKALESIEILRKTLS